A region from the Bradyrhizobium erythrophlei genome encodes:
- a CDS encoding SDR family oxidoreductase, giving the protein MSGLFDVSKEIILITGASQGLGRQFARVLSGHGAAVVLAARQTAKLKILEDEIRAKGGRAAAVQMDVTDIGSIGKAIDSAEAALGPVSVLVNNAGIAIEKLAVDQTEADWDSVINANLKGGYFLATEMARRMIARNQEGNIVNIASVLGSGVMKFLSPYTISKAGIIQATKVMALELAGNRIRVNALAPGYIDTEMNHDFWSTPAGEKLAKRIPQRRVGAESDLDGAIMLLASNASRYMTGSVVTVDGGFLLT; this is encoded by the coding sequence ATGTCGGGTTTATTCGACGTCAGTAAAGAAATTATCCTGATCACCGGCGCCTCGCAGGGGCTGGGGCGGCAGTTCGCGCGGGTGCTTTCCGGCCATGGCGCGGCTGTCGTGCTGGCGGCACGGCAGACCGCCAAGCTGAAGATTCTGGAGGACGAAATCCGGGCGAAGGGCGGCCGCGCGGCCGCGGTGCAGATGGACGTCACGGATATCGGATCGATCGGCAAGGCCATCGACAGCGCCGAAGCAGCGCTCGGTCCGGTCAGCGTGCTCGTCAACAATGCCGGCATCGCCATCGAAAAGCTCGCGGTCGATCAGACCGAGGCGGACTGGGATTCCGTCATCAACGCCAATCTCAAGGGCGGCTATTTCCTGGCCACCGAAATGGCGCGGCGGATGATCGCGCGCAATCAGGAAGGCAATATCGTCAATATCGCCTCCGTGCTCGGCTCCGGCGTGATGAAGTTCCTGTCGCCCTACACGATCTCCAAGGCGGGCATCATCCAGGCCACCAAGGTGATGGCGCTGGAACTTGCCGGCAACCGCATCCGCGTCAATGCGTTGGCGCCGGGCTACATCGATACCGAGATGAACCATGATTTCTGGTCGACACCGGCGGGCGAGAAACTGGCCAAACGGATTCCGCAGCGGCGCGTTGGCGCCGAATCTGATCTCGACGGCGCCATCATGCTGCTGGCTTCGAACGCCTCGCGCTACATGACCGGCAGCGTCGTGACGGTGGATGGCGGGTTCTTGCTGACGTGA
- a CDS encoding SDR family oxidoreductase has protein sequence MDLGIKGRRAIVCASSKGLGRACAMALANEGVHVTVTARGAEALAKTAADIRKANPGVTVTEVAGDITTPAGREAVLKACPDPDILVNNAGGPPPGDFRNWTRDDWIKALDANMLTPIELIRATVDGMMARKFGRIVNITSAAVKAPIEVLGLSNGARSGLTGFVAGVARKTVINNVTINALLPGPFDTDRLRGPVAKVDAEKRGITVDQLLAERARLNPAGRFGDPEEFGLACAFLCGAKAGFITGQNILLDGGAFPGTM, from the coding sequence GTGGATCTTGGGATCAAAGGCCGCCGCGCGATCGTCTGCGCATCGTCGAAGGGCCTGGGACGCGCCTGCGCGATGGCGCTGGCCAACGAAGGCGTGCATGTCACGGTGACCGCGCGCGGCGCCGAGGCGCTGGCGAAAACGGCCGCCGACATCCGCAAAGCCAATCCCGGCGTCACCGTGACCGAGGTCGCCGGCGACATCACCACCCCTGCGGGGCGTGAAGCCGTGCTGAAGGCCTGCCCGGATCCGGATATCCTGGTCAACAATGCCGGCGGCCCGCCGCCCGGCGATTTCCGCAACTGGACCCGCGACGACTGGATCAAGGCGCTCGACGCCAACATGCTCACCCCGATCGAACTGATCAGGGCGACGGTGGACGGCATGATGGCCCGCAAGTTTGGCCGCATCGTCAATATCACCTCCGCCGCCGTGAAGGCGCCAATCGAGGTGCTGGGGCTCTCCAACGGCGCGCGCTCCGGCCTCACCGGCTTTGTCGCCGGCGTCGCGCGCAAGACCGTGATCAACAACGTCACCATCAACGCCCTGCTGCCGGGTCCGTTCGACACCGACCGCCTGCGCGGTCCGGTGGCGAAGGTGGACGCGGAAAAGCGCGGCATAACCGTCGATCAATTGCTTGCGGAACGCGCCAGGCTCAATCCGGCCGGGCGCTTCGGCGACCCGGAGGAATTTGGGCTCGCCTGCGCGTTCCTGTGCGGCGCCAAGGCGGGTTTCATCACCGGGCAGAACATCCTGCTCGATGGCGGCGCATTTCCGGGCACGATGTGA
- a CDS encoding CvpA family protein, whose protein sequence is MNSFDAVVYLALVIAAVLGFNSGLLRSAATILAYLIAMPIAIWAMSLVAPAIGQGDAPVSQNWPLLFGIFLAAGIVLGKLMCMVLDETIGPGAGIGDRLAGAVLGAVRVGLVAVTLIMIFNQVVPADRQPSYLAGSRLRPLLSVAGQTGVRSLPPEVAATIDRLKKDRQI, encoded by the coding sequence ATGAACAGTTTCGACGCCGTCGTCTATCTCGCCTTGGTCATCGCCGCCGTCCTCGGCTTTAATTCCGGCCTGCTGCGCAGCGCCGCCACCATCCTCGCTTATCTCATCGCGATGCCGATCGCTATTTGGGCGATGTCATTGGTCGCGCCGGCCATCGGGCAAGGCGACGCGCCGGTATCGCAGAACTGGCCGCTGTTGTTCGGCATTTTCCTCGCGGCCGGCATCGTGCTCGGCAAACTGATGTGCATGGTGCTCGACGAAACCATCGGACCCGGCGCCGGCATCGGCGATCGTCTCGCCGGCGCCGTGCTCGGAGCGGTGCGGGTCGGCCTCGTCGCCGTCACGCTGATCATGATCTTCAATCAGGTGGTTCCAGCGGATCGCCAGCCCTCCTACCTCGCAGGCTCCAGGCTGCGGCCGCTGTTGTCGGTGGCCGGCCAAACCGGCGTTCGCTCGCTGCCGCCGGAGGTCGCGGCCACGATCGATCGGCTGAAAAAAGACCGGCAAATATAA